In Salmo salar chromosome ssa15, Ssal_v3.1, whole genome shotgun sequence, one genomic interval encodes:
- the adat2 gene encoding tRNA-specific adenosine deaminase 2 isoform X1, which translates to MGTEHGGNDVVSRENFQPCAEDIQMWMANAFDMAKEALENGEVPVGCLMVYNNEILGKGRNEVNETKNATRHAEMVALDQVLEWCCHRGLDPRTVCERTVLYVTVEPCIMCAGALRLTNIPLVVYGCNNDRFGGCGSVLDIPSADLPHTGSSFKCISGFRAEEAVEMLKTFYKQENPNAPKPKTRKE; encoded by the exons ATGGGGACAGAGCATGGGGGGAATGATGTCGTTTCTAGAGAGAACTTTCAGCCATGTGCCGAAGACATACAGATGTGGATGGCTAATGCCTTTGACATG GCAAAAGAAGCTTTGGAGAATGGTGAGGTGCCTgttggatgtctcatggtctacaACAATGAGATtcttggaaaggggagaaatgaAGTGAATGAAACAAAAAAT gcCACTCGCCATGCTGAGATGGTGGCTCTGGACCAGGTGCTGGAGTGGTGTTGTCATAGAGGCCTGGACCCCAGGACAGTGTGTGAGAGGACTGTGCTTTACGTGACTGTGGAGCCATGCATCATGTGTGCAGGAGCTCTTCGCCTGACCA ACATTCCTCTAGTGGTCTATGGGTGTAATAATGACAGGTTTGGTGGCTGTGGATCTGTTCTAGACATCCCCTCTGCTGATCTACCTCACACTGGCTCATCATTTAAG TGTATCTCTGGCTTCAGGGCAGAGGAAGCAGTGGAAATGCTGAAGACTTTTTATAAACAGGAGAACCCTAATG CTCCCAAGCCGAAGACGAGGAAGGAGTGA
- the adat2 gene encoding tRNA-specific adenosine deaminase 2 isoform X2 has protein sequence MGGMMSFLERTFSHVPKTYRCGWLMPLTWLVWHRAAFPKAKEALENGEVPVGCLMVYNNEILGKGRNEVNETKNATRHAEMVALDQVLEWCCHRGLDPRTVCERTVLYVTVEPCIMCAGALRLTNIPLVVYGCNNDRFGGCGSVLDIPSADLPHTGSSFKCISGFRAEEAVEMLKTFYKQENPNAPKPKTRKE, from the exons ATGGGGGGAATGATGTCGTTTCTAGAGAGAACTTTCAGCCATGTGCCGAAGACATACAGATGTGGATGGCTAATGCCTTTGACATGGTTGGTTTGGCATAGGGCAGCGTTTCCCAAA GCAAAAGAAGCTTTGGAGAATGGTGAGGTGCCTgttggatgtctcatggtctacaACAATGAGATtcttggaaaggggagaaatgaAGTGAATGAAACAAAAAAT gcCACTCGCCATGCTGAGATGGTGGCTCTGGACCAGGTGCTGGAGTGGTGTTGTCATAGAGGCCTGGACCCCAGGACAGTGTGTGAGAGGACTGTGCTTTACGTGACTGTGGAGCCATGCATCATGTGTGCAGGAGCTCTTCGCCTGACCA ACATTCCTCTAGTGGTCTATGGGTGTAATAATGACAGGTTTGGTGGCTGTGGATCTGTTCTAGACATCCCCTCTGCTGATCTACCTCACACTGGCTCATCATTTAAG TGTATCTCTGGCTTCAGGGCAGAGGAAGCAGTGGAAATGCTGAAGACTTTTTATAAACAGGAGAACCCTAATG CTCCCAAGCCGAAGACGAGGAAGGAGTGA